In Candidatus Micrarchaeum acidiphilum ARMAN-2, the genomic window ATGATCCCGAGATAGGAAATTTTCTTTTTGCGGTATTCTCCTATGCTGAAAAGTTTCTTGAAAACGGATATCTTTGGCTTTGATACGAAAAGCACGGGCGTCATGAATATGCGCGTAACAAACACATGGATGTTAGATATTATTGCCCTCCTTTCAATTTTTGTAGGCTCCGATGATATGAGCAGGACGCTCATTATTATTGAAGGGATGGCTATTACTGCGAGGAGTATTGTGAGGTACTTTATTTCTACCAAGCCGAGCACAAATGTCGAGAAGATGTATCCCGCAGTGCTGCCTGCGCTCACCATTAGCTGCAGCCTTGAAAATTCCGAATGCCATTCGTCTGCCGGCGCGTTCTCCATTACCAGCATGTTGAGCGGAGTCGCATTAGCGCTTGTAAAGAATGATACGAGCACATAAAAGAGCACTACGAGCACTATGGCATTGGTGAAATACATGGCAGCCGTAAAAATGGCTATTCCGAAGTAGGATATTATGATCTGGGGCTTTTCCCTTTTGAACTTGTCTATTACCTTGCCCCAGAAATATGCGGCGGGTATTACCACCAGGCTCCCGAGGGTTATCGCATATGATGCGTCTATTACATTCCCGCCGAGGTACAGTATATAAAGTATCACTATTGTAGATATAGGGCCGTATGCCATGCTGCCCGGAAGCGTTGAATACAGCCATCTCTGACTTGGCGCCGGCTTGACGGCGCCCTCGGATTCGGTCATGTTATCGTCTTTTGCCCTTTGGCTTTTTTAACCTGTATTTGCCGCTTGACGCGAACACGAGCACGGCGAAGATTGCAGCCCCAGAGAGATGGAGCCACCAACTCGGGTTTCCTATTATGTATGAGTATAAAGTAAAAACTGCGAGAACGTATACAAACGCGCCGAATATTATAACCTTGAATAGCCCTATAACCACGAAGTTTATGTGATTGAGCAGGCCCCTTATGGTCATCTGCTGCGGACCTCCCGCTATTTTATGCAGTATGGAATGTGCCTCTGAAATGAGCATGTACGCTATGAGGATTGAAAAGCAGAACCCTATTACCGAGGTTCCAGTGCTCGGCGTGCCCAGCAGCACGAAAATGATAAAAGACAATATGTATGAGGAGAGTATGCTGAAAACGAATGTGGTCCTTACGTAGCTTTTGCCGTTTTTCAAGACGAAATCGGCAATCACCTCTGATATCAGTATGAGCAGCGCAACTACAAAGAAGTTCGATATCAGGCCGACGGTGACTGACGAGTATATGCGGCTGAAATCCTCAAGCGGACTGAACGGCGACGTAGCAAACAGGAAAAACTGGAACAGCGGCGTATTGTTGATCCTGTAATACATTAATCCATATATTATTGAAACTGCAAGGTAGTCGATAGAGAACAATAGCGCATAGGGATATGTCGATGCCTTTTTATGCACGCCTTTTGTGTCCCAGTACTCGTAGTCCATGCAACCATTTCGCATGAATATTGTTTCGAATTTTATTTATGCCTTAACCCGCTTGCGT contains:
- a CDS encoding major facilitator superfamily MFS_1, which produces MTESEGAVKPAPSQRWLYSTLPGSMAYGPISTIVILYILYLGGNVIDASYAITLGSLVVIPAAYFWGKVIDKFKREKPQIIISYFGIAIFTAAMYFTNAIVLVVLFYVLVSFFTSANATPLNMLVMENAPADEWHSEFSRLQLMVSAGSTAGYIFSTFVLGLVEIKYLTILLAVIAIPSIIMSVLLISSEPTKIERRAIISNIHVFVTRIFMTPVLFVSKPKISVFKKLFSIGEYRKKKISYLGIIYIGIFMFMLSSGMFNTVYPAGLKNYGLTEFEIFIIITIGIMVQTITFAYSNRFVGRKFNTEILSNTLLLRGVSYMLVGAIFLVAVSRPEFVIVNTILYSLSAGFAYSIYYVISNTMVFKAVGKEHPASKLGIYTAMMNVALLIGALLGGYISYYIGFSVSFFAAGILLLLSIAIFGHAIEAKAANSA